The window TGCCGCCGGTCACGCCGGTCGGCTGACCCTCCGATCGGACTCCGGTCCCCTGTCCAGTAGTCTCCCCGTCGTTTCTCCGTGAGACTCCTTCGCCGCTCACTCCGACGGCTAGCCTTGCCTGGGCTTGAGTCGATCTCGCCTTTTGTCGTTCCTCCCACCATTCTGGGTAGCCCAATCGCTTAAAACAAGTTTCCCATGTGTGCTTTTGCTTCCCACAGTGAGAGCACCATAGTTTCGACGTATCTGGGCGATTTCCGGACGGCCGGCTGGTAGCGGCGGAGCGTGGTGGTGGCGGACCTCCTCGATTTGACGGTCGTTGGCTTTGGACAACGAAACCATGTCCGATCTCCCCCCCAAATGACGAATCGGTTCCTCCGATGGCTTCTCCGGTAGGTGATGGAGACGCCGGTGGCATGATGTGACGTCGAGCcgccttcttcttcaccatACCGTAGGCAGCCTCTACTgatggggggggggggttcCTCCTTCAATATCTCCCTACGAACTGAATCGTACTCCTGATTCAATCCTTTCAAGAACTTGATCAACCGCTTGTCGCTTGAGTGAGCGCGGAATTGGTTGATTCCTTTGTTGCAGCAGTCAATCGGTTGCTTCTGGCACCGATCGATGTTGATCCACAGCCCGTGAATCTTTCGGCAATACGTTTCTAGGTCAAGGTTCCCATGTCTAATGTTTATTGCTTGTTCTTCCAGATCGTAGATGAGGTATCGATCTGCTTTGTTCTCGAAAGTCACCATTAAGCTGTTCCACAGCGCTTTGGATGTTTGGTGGTGTGTGAAATCGGCGATGATGTCGTTTTCAATGTTGTCGACGATCCACGAGAACACCACCAAGTCGTTCTCTTCCCACACATCGAACCCTTTGCTTCCAGGCTCCTGGGGCTCGTTCTTGATGTATGAGTAGGCTCCTCGTCCTCCAATCTTAACTTTGATCAACCGAGACCAAAGGGGGTAGTTTATGCCATTCAATTTGAATGCAACAGTGATACTTTTGCTATTCCTCAGGCTTATTATTTGTTCTGGATCGGCTTTTGTGTCCTCTGTATCTGACATTTTTGGTTGTAGGAACTGTTTCTGGGCTTGATTTGGTCGGAAAAAGGGTCGAGAAAAAGGTATTATTGGCTGTGATGAAGGTTTTCTGAGCCAAGATCGATCTGCTCTGAGGCCATGTTAAAAGTGAAAGGGTCGGTAGAATGGTTTATTCTTATTCAATGTATCAACAATGTAGAGTTTACATGATTATATAGTCTAGGATATTCTATACATGGTAAACCTAGATTACACTcaataaatgtgaaatattcTCTCATATCAATCCCTGGTTTTGTGCAATATCTTCTAACAGTTATATTTAAACTTCATGTGATTAATTCGTATATTACCTTTTAAATGTATGTTTGAAGATTCTGATAGCAAATGATATTGCGTGTTTCTATTTGACCCCATCAGATTCACACACATTCTTATCATTTAAGTGGAGTGAGTGAGAGATTTTACTATGTCATGCATGATTTAGTGGAGTGAGTGAGATGTTTTACTATGCcatttaaatttggtttaaacatttaattagaattccaaaatataaatattttttatcctTTCATCGAAAACATGTGGTGTGAAGTGTTTGATTGTGTACTTTCATAGGTCTCATCTTATGCTTTGCTCTACGGatgatcattttaatttatattgatagttgattttgtgtattgcaaattgattttgttcgttattttattttagttttaagtgAGGAGGGCGGCTTTAAAGATGACAAACGAGTTATTTAAtgatgaatttgattttaacttttaagttaATATCACTACAAAAATCTCGCGATTTAGTATGTTTAAACATTAGTATGTGATTtagttcaaatttattatgcttcaacgttgatttgtatagattttttattttcatataacGAAAACTGTTACTCATACTCCATCCGCCCCCCAAAATTcatcaccatttgacccggcacgagttttaagaaatgtaataaaaagtgggttgaaaaagttagtggcatgtgggtcctattttatatattagttttaaaataaaatgtgagtgagaataagttagtggaatgtggggtccattaccaaaaatagtaaaagtgaaaggtgacgaATTTTTAGGGAATGagggaatattatttattgttaatattgtatctaattttgtttaatgaatttaaaattgaatattaatgtgttaaaaatatattaatctgtGCATAGCACAGACGTGATACTAgttcatttataaaattacacatcTTCCCTACGCTGCCAAACACCATTGTTACACTTTCTTTCTGCATATTTTTACTTCCCCCTTCTTTAATTTCAGCTCCTTACAATTCTTCATCACAAGATAATTTGGTCTTTAGTAGCATTATGTGGTAAGGGCTTAACAtgatttttccaaattttaaaaaaattgaaaatagaaaaaaaaaaaaaaaaaaaaaaaaattgggtaagggcttaagccctACCCTCTCTCCACGTGTGTCCGCCCCTGTTGGTAAGACCACTCTCGCCAAAAATCTATTTGAAAATGCACTTGTCAAGGAGCATTTTGATATTCGTGCTTGGACTACGATTTCTCAAACTTATAATGTTAGAGAAACGCTTAGAGAAGTTCTTCTCCAAGCAAGTGGGGATTCGAGTAGTGAATCTGGAACTTATAAATAATTCGTGCGAGATATGAATAAAGGAAATTACCATTCTATGGGGGAAagctttagagcatccgcagcggtttGAAATTTTCGTCCGTCCGTCCGCGCCGCTGAGCACGAGGTCGTCCGTCCGCCAATggagctcgtccgtccgtgccagcggcacgacgctgctcttagctaagagcacgtccgtgccgttGAGCAGCCATACGTGGCACGCTCTGATTGGCCAACGACATTAACGTtggaaaattcattttttttaaaatgcataaataattcaaaataataccaaaaaataaaaaaaatatatttttggattcccaaaaaatagagccgtttatagacgttttttttggatttttgtgattttttttttaaatcccaaaatcatttataaatacacacattcatcatccacttttaacatcaaaaagatctaatcaatcacatttgggcgaaattcggcaacgagtagtgtaatttttaatttttaggattttatttgtgtaatttttaatttttaggattttaattatgtaatttttaattattttgtaatttgtaatagtatttcaatcatcttaaaactttaaatttacgtaactttcttgatttaaattatattttggcataaaatatatcaaattaaaggtaattttataataattctaatgagatctcaattgcatatgctCCGACAACGTtcaaatgatgaaatttgatactagtattgatattcttatttcatattgttgaaatttgtaatacactatgttgatataaaaaaacaatatgataacataatgacgatattacccttttgttgatattttatctactatttattgagattcgtaagatttaatctcatccactcattttaaaatctaagaatgaaaatttgatattaattttgaattagagTGCTATAAACATTATAATATGATCCTAAAGTCCATTACATAGACCCaaccaaataaattattaaatcaaattaaatgcgTTAATACGTTGTATGACAACATTATTTCAACAACATTATAGTAGTAAGTAAAAaacatattgaaataaaatgtagGACCTCTGTTTTGCCAATAatcattaattcattcatacGAGCATAAGAGCATATGATCAACACAACAACAAAGTCAAGTTTCATGCATTGTTGAATAGTAGGTTTAGATTTAAAACCAGTTGATATTCGAATTTGATggaattttatactccttaCAAATTATCGCTAGCTAGTgacaatatttaatatttatatcaaattttggttCTAGATAATATTCGAAAAGGTATTGGTCCCTGTTCAATAACGACGATTATTATGTCATTTTTGCTTCGCTGGACATttgttattatattaaaagtttaaaacatAGTAGCAAAACCGGATAATTATACCTTTTCATTTTGCTATTGATTTCTTTTGagaactaaatttaaaaaaattatatatattaaaatttattgtaaaataaagatgacagaataaaatagagaaataaataaagaataaagtacaAGAGGCtataaaatagaagagataataaagtccgtaaaaataaatgtgttgtttttttgcaaaaaatggaaatcaaATGTCGTAAAACAACcataaaagtaaaatcaatCGCTTGCcatgaacggagggagtatttatttatatataacaCTTTTATACTGTGACTCTCTTTGCAGATTCTACAACTATCCATGTAGAATATTGACTCAAgaattatcaaaaaattaaataatttattgatattgctCGCTATTagcttataaatttttaattttccattgATTCCTACGTTAATATACaaccaaattaatttcaaaatatataaaataaaaaaaatagttaaattatgATGTCCGGTAAATAAAGATTCAactaaatttttgtttaaatcaaaatgttttagtataatatataatgacctaatgtaacaaaatttataaaatagcaaaataaaacaaaatacatcaATAGAAGGATCTAAGTAATACTATATGATAGaaccaattaaaataaaatgtatgaCCTCTATGTATGTTTTGCcaatatatattcattcatATAAACATAAGATCAACACAATAATAAGCCAAATTTTATGCATTGTTGAATAGTAGGATAAGATTTAAGATCAGTTGATCTTCGAAATTTGATGGAGTACAATTTATCACTAGtgataatatttaatatttcgtgtatatttatatcaaatttaggtTCTAGATATTATTCAAAAAAGTATATGGTCCCTGTTCAATAACGACGACTATTATATCATTGTGACGATTATATATTATGTCATTATGCTTAGCTCACCATTTGTAATGACGCCATAAGAATTTGAACtcttatattctttttttccggtccatgaaaatatgaattttctaattttaaaaatatttaacattACTAAGTAACTTGAATCTATTTTTAACTAAAACTatttccacttttttttttcttcattaccattactttatcaattatactttaaaattcatgcttaatcaaaagtgcataatatttttattgtgggatggagaaagtatattaaaatatactaaaatcCGATATTCTATATATGTAACGGATAATCATACCATCCTGCCTTGCAATAATTGACTGATTTTTTTCGAGCGTAcgaattgatatttattgaaataagtgaataaaagtaaagtatgagaaaataaatagagagatataaaatattaaaaaaatgaaaatcaaatactactagtCCACTTGCTATGAtacaaccaaaaaagaaaatcaattgTAGTGAGGAGCGACTCTATATAAGACTCTAATATTGTGAGTCTCTTTACAAATCCTACCACCAACCATGGAGAATATTCCCAAAATCCTAATGCTCTCCGCATTCCTATCTTTACTAGTCGACACCGCCGTATCCACCCCCCCCGCTTACCGCCACAGCTACCACATCAGAGGCGAAAATGCATCCTCCTCTGCTATGGTGAGTTCCACCTTGGCTCAGGGAGAGTTCATCAAAAACTTTGAGTTCATACTCCCTGAGAAGTTCAAAAAGGCCTTAGAAGTGGTCAAATCCTCCGggaaatcaaaagaaaaatacttcATGGAGGATGTAATTCAGAACTTACGTAAGAAGTGGGAGAAGTTTGTGTTGCCCCGCCGGCTGAGCGCCTTCGACGACTGCTTGGTGATGACTGTCGACACGATAGACCAGATCAAGACCAGCATAGAGATATTAAATGGCGTCAAATTGTCCAAGGAGGACATCTCATCCCTGAACGCGTCACAGAGGTTGCAACTCAATATCCTCTTCGGCGCCGCCAATGCCAACGTGGCCACCTGCCTCGACGGCTTCTCCCACAGCCACAAGGCCAAGGAGATCCAGGCGGACATCCGCAAAGCCGACTGGACGTTATTGCAACATACCGCCGGCTTCGTTTATTCGACAGTGAAAACTCTGCAGGATAAGGAGCCGGACAACGTCAATGTTCCCCCGGACTCAGAGGAGTGGCCGAAGTGGCTGTCGCCCAAGGAGAAGGCGCTGCTGCGGAATGACCTGGATGGGGTGGTGGTGCACGCGACGGTGTCATTGGACAAGCCCGGGGACTACAAGACGGTGTCGGAGGCGGTGAACTACGTGAGGGCGATAATACATGCTAAGGCTCCGTCCCTGGGTAGGAGGTATGTGATTAGGATAAAGGCGGGGAAATATAAGGAGAATGTGGTGATACCCAAGGACATGAAGAACTTGACGTTCATCGGCGATGGCTCCGACAAAACTTTTATCACCGGCGACAAGAACGTCATCGACGGCGACACCACCTTCAATTCCGCCACCGTAGGTCAGTTGTCTATAAATTACTTCCCCATCCTATTAAATATGCACAGTATAATATTACTGCCTCCAgctaaaatttgtcacctatttcttttttcgtctgttcctaaaaatttgtaacctttcacttttaccatttttggcagtgAACCCTACATTGCACTAACTcttttacactcacattttattataaaattagtactccctccgtcccccattaagagtcacacttttccatttcggtccgtccccaattaagagtcacactcaattaccataaatggtaagtaggtcccacattccactaactcacttcactcacattttattataaaaccaatataaaaaggtgggtcccacattccactaacttttcaatcaacttttctttaaatttcttaaaacccgtcccggtcaaactgtgactcctaatcggggacggagggagtaatatataacaataagATCCACAtctcactaattttttcaactcactttctattatatttcttaaaatctgtgtcggGTCAAATAATGACGAATTATtagggatagagggagtagtattttgtcaattttttaaaaacagagataatattttcttaggatattgacatctaatatcatgaaactttcaaaaagctgggttttttccacgaactttaaacggttttaatccgattttgatggttttaacAGTCTCATTCgggttaaaaccgtttaaaaatcagtcaaaattgggttaaaaccgtttaaaaattAACGAAATTGTTAGTGTAGGACTAATTGTGATCTGAGTTGAAATGTTCatgatgaaaaaattcaaaccgtttaaaaattaacgaaattattagtatatgactaattgtgatccgagttAAAATGTTcagaatgaaaattttcaaaagataaaatataaaaccaaaatcataaaataagcATGTTACTATGTTTTAATATCCGTAACAAGTAATAAAGctctttaaatggtggacAAAATTAGTACTCTGTTTGAATTTTGTCGTAAAGATTTTGACAATAGGGtacaattttttaacaaatcGATTCTCATTActcaatcaaaatcattaTCAAGATCAAAATTATTGAGTAATAATGCAAACTCTCCATactaacattaattaatccgttccaaataaaatgactattattgGTGATCACACAGGGGTTGCCGGAGACGGTTTTTTTGCCAGCGGTATCACATTTGAAAACACAGCGGGGCCATCGAAGAACCAAGCCGTGGCCCTCCGCGTGAACGCAGATCTCACCGCCTTCTACCTTTGCAATATTATCGGCCACCAGAACACCCTCTACGTCCATTCCTTCCGCCAGTTCTACAAACACTGCACCATCAGAGGCACCGTCGACTTCATCTTCGGGAATGCGGCCGCCTTCTTCTACAGCTGCTATATCGAGCCCCGGATCCTCAATTCCGACCAGAAATACATTATCACCGCCCAGAGCCGCGACGACGAAAGACAGGAGACCGGTATCGTCATTCACAGAAGCAGCATCAAAGCAGAGACAGACGGCGAGGGAAAATTTACGACGTACCTCGGTCGGCCGTGGGGGAAGTACTCGAGGACCGTCGTGATGCAGAATGAAATCAGTGATGTGTTAGATCCTGCTGGTTGGTCTGAGTGGAAGGGGAAATTTGCTCTTGATACTCTTGAGTATGTTGAGTATATGAACACCGGCGCCGGGGCGGGGAAGCAGGATAGGGTGACGTGGGTCGGGATTCTTAAAGAGCCAATTAAAAAGAAGATGTTGGAACCGTTTACGATCGGGAATTTCCTCGGCAGTTAGAGTTATTAGCTGAAGGGGATGGGTTTCCCCTTCTCTCTTGGGCTCTGATTCTCGTATTTGTGTTGTTTTTCATATACAATCCACTTGTACTACATTGtttctttgttgttttgtttccGTTGTTGTTGTGCTAAAATAATGAATCGAAGTGTCCCGCTATAGTAGAAATGTTTCTTTCgaacacaaatttaaaattgaatgttAAGTGCATTAACAGAATATAGAATTGAGTATgacaaaaaattatgtttaatgTTTCTTTCgaacacaaatttaaaattgaatgttAAGTGCATTAACAGAATATAGAATTGAGTGTgacaaaaaattaagtaaacaTCTGAAAAGTATTAAAAAGAGAGTGTTGGATATTTGTTGATGGACTCTTATTGGGCTGTGATTATTTATTAAGCCCAGATGTTATTAATTGGGCTGAGCCCAATGACTTAGCCCCTCTCACcagatgctgccacgtgtcCTCTCTTTGGATGATTGTTTCCTGACCGTTGGATGTAGGGTTGAGAGTGTTATGTGTGTGTTGGCTTTGTTGAGCCGTTTCATATCTCAcaacctctctctctcttccttgTGACTGAGaacttctttctcttctctccGGTGTACTTCCGGCCATCTCTTGGTGATCTTCCTTGGTTCTTTGAGTGTAAGATCTAGTGTGAGTGCTGGTGTGAAGCAATCTCTTCGATTGCTTAGTTCTGGAGAAGTTCTAGGGTTTGTGAGTGGAGGATTTGTCCGGTGGATCTTGATCTGGTGTGAGGGCTTTCACGGTGGAGGTAGGTGGTCTGAGGGTTAACTCTATCCAATCCATTGGTGCTCCCTTGGATCTAAGTTCTGGAAGAATAGATCAGTGATTGATTGCGGCGGGTTCTGAGCCAAAGTTCCTTTGATCTCTTGTTCTTACTCTTTAGTGGTTTAGTTGATAACTTGTGTTTAGATCCGAGAGGATCTCTCTTAGTATTACTAACTTGTTTCTTGAGTGTGCAGGTACAATTGAGTATGATTGAAGCTGGAGTGACAGCTTCAAGATcttgtaatagttagaactAGATTCTAGTAATCTTAGTTTGTATTACTTGTTAAAATCAGCCGCGTGGGTGAGAGTTTGGCTGAGCTCtcttgtacaagaacaaagaggtctcggtaattagtgaatctagactaatctgatccctacagaGAGTGTAAGAGTGactaaatttgtttatttttgtaaaaaagaGGAGTGACTCAATTAAAATGGAACGATTAAAACatgaatacgactcaactataaTGGAGCAGAAAGAATACTTGCGATGTtgcttttgaaaaaaaaatagttatccAAAGCTTTTTTATGCCGATAATCATTAGGTGTTGCCTTTTCATATGAGATTTAAGCAAGTCGTGGTTTTAATGGtaattgtataaatatgtaattttctgCTATTATTAGTGATTATGGATCAATTATTTGTCAAATATTTAAGACCATTTTAAAGTTGTATAGAAttcaaaagtttaaaatttttaaaatcattttaaaagttcTAAGgtaaataccaaaatttgccaaaagtttatgatattttataatcaattcGTCCTTTTATGACAAGGTCTAATATCTATGTTTAACATATTTATGGACACTAAAACACACTTTAACAATATTTGAAGACGGTGTAAGCTAaattaatggaaaataaataaaaacagcTCCACATATAGTTTGCCATGTCGAAgtttaaaataatgatataaatgaaaaaaaacatGCATTATAAAGAAAAGGGGAGAAATGATCCAAAGAGGGAGGTTGAAAGAAATTTGTTTTCTGGTATACAATatactttaatctttatttatgatttactcctagttattttttttgaaccaTTGGGTTCATAAAGGGGAAAATCATttcagaaaaatataaaataaataatcacaaACACTATTTTAACAATTGTATCGAAACTATGCACGCAACAATTgatattaaataatcattcatTCATGCAAGGCATGATCAATATAATAACAAAGCCTAATATTACGCATAGTTGAATTAAGTTTAgattcaatcaaattaaactagTGAGTAGTgacaatatatatttgatacTATATAGGGaggtgatcaattgctaactaattagcattctaaaattgagaccaatttttaactattagagcatccccatccgagctcttagctaagagcacggaagtgggcccggacccacttttactctttgtctttagctaagagcataacacccacatccgtgatcttagctaaggacaagttCAAGGGtctcaccattctattattcaatttaaatacttcaattactaaaaatatttctacattatgaaaatacattaaaaataaatattacataattaaaatcctaaaaaataaaaattacataattaaaatactaaaaaaataaaaatacataattaaaatcctagaaaataaaaaaatacataattaaaatatgattttttgggGAAATCctagaatgtgatttttttgtgttaaattgggggtatttataaatgaaaatgttaattttgggaaaaaaaattgaaaaataaattaaaagtcgGTAGAAAATGGATGGGAAATTagtctctaaaaccatgaactttgcccaaaatttggtatttcccatgaactttgaaattggtatataatatcacgaactttgcattttgtttggtatttcccacggcatgtttattactatatttgactaacttacgaggcttttttatcatacttgacacaattaaatcaacgtggttttcaacgtgactttttatgctacatgttataaacttaaaaagtggtttcaaatgttataaaacatatcacggttgcctattttaaataagattttgataaacatatcttatttgagtgagtttgggaaataccaaacaaaatgcaaagctCGTGAtgttatataccaatttcaaagttcatgggaaataccaaattttgggcaaagttcatggttttatagaccaatttcccaaaatggatatatttttttgggaagtgggaaaatatttttttttatttaaaaacgttttttttaattaatttcgcatttaaaataaaaataaaaataaattttgaataagccaacggctatgccgttggcgaATAAGAAGCCGCCACGTgtgctgctcagcggcacggacgtgctcttagctaagagcagcgccgtgccgctggcaagGACGGACGAGCTCCAGCAGCGGACGGACGACGTCTGCTCAGCGGCAAGGACGGACGGACGAAATTTTTtccaccgctgcggatgctcttagattttgtggttgatataatgccaagtgtaatatattttaaatttaaattattattaattaaattaaaaaggtattaatgtcaaatcctagtaattataactaactattttctctctctttaaaatcatctcaaatctttaaatttacgtaactctctcaatttaaattatttttttcgcaaaaaatatatcaaattaaagataatttaataaggattccaacgagatctcaattgcatatgttccgacgatgttcgggtgatgaaatttgataaattatatttcaattttcgtacatgttgataaggagcttttatcaacaaatgcaacaaaaaatctcaatatatagtagtcaaaatctcaatattatgcatgtccaatctcaataaaaatgtgttgatattttcttgtccttagtattgatattctaatgtcatattgttgatatttgtaatacacaattttaatataaaaaaacatccatgaaaattatcatatgataacataagcGTGATATTGTATTCTTAAATATTGTACTCTCTTTATCCCAATTAAGTTggtacaaaacttttgggcaatTCATATCTCGCACAAATTATATGATTTACTACAAATTTTCTCAGCTGCGCAACGCGTGGGAAAGTACAATATTGAATCTGATGATAATCATGAATCTGTAACTGTAAGTAAGAAATTCAGCGTAAATATATTCTCTAACATCTTCTAGGCTATTGCAGATAATAACAAGCATTGCAGGTAACACTGACCGACCCCACCGCGGCCAGCGAGCGTTGCCGGAAAACTTGAATAATTGACATTTGACCGGTCAATCCCCGCCAAATCCTTCAGCCTTTGAAGGTAAAAAAGAGAGGAATAAGAAGAATCGTTGTGAAGAATAGAGGAGGAATATGGGGGAAGTCCAGAGGCAGAATCTGAACTAAGATCTTGTATGAGTCATCTACTTGTTCTATTCTTAGTTTGTCAAATTCATCCAATTTGAGATCTTGCTCTTTTTGCTGTAAACACAATATGAGAGCAAAATATTTGGAGTCAAgacaaacatgaaattaaggtattctttattttcagTCGAAGATAATGAATAAAATCTTTGGAGTCAAGACAAACCATTTATATATTCagtacatttttaaaaatttccaaCAAAAGGAAGATTCTGTccttaatatttaaatttaggtAATTAATTGTAAGCATAgttcttaatattttaaataatctaTTGACTAATAATCtaatatattgaataattactaaaagttactacctctgtccctgaaaatttgatacatattaccatttcggtccgtccctgaaaatttgatacacttcacttttaccatttttggtagtggaccccatattccactaactcattcctactcacattttattataaaactaatactttaaaagtaggactcacatcccac is drawn from Salvia hispanica cultivar TCC Black 2014 chromosome 6, UniMelb_Shisp_WGS_1.0, whole genome shotgun sequence and contains these coding sequences:
- the LOC125197484 gene encoding pectinesterase-like, which gives rise to MENIPKILMLSAFLSLLVDTAVSTPPAYRHSYHIRGENASSSAMVSSTLAQGEFIKNFEFILPEKFKKALEVVKSSGKSKEKYFMEDVIQNLRKKWEKFVLPRRLSAFDDCLVMTVDTIDQIKTSIEILNGVKLSKEDISSLNASQRLQLNILFGAANANVATCLDGFSHSHKAKEIQADIRKADWTLLQHTAGFVYSTVKTLQDKEPDNVNVPPDSEEWPKWLSPKEKALLRNDLDGVVVHATVSLDKPGDYKTVSEAVNYVRAIIHAKAPSLGRRYVIRIKAGKYKENVVIPKDMKNLTFIGDGSDKTFITGDKNVIDGDTTFNSATVGVAGDGFFASGITFENTAGPSKNQAVALRVNADLTAFYLCNIIGHQNTLYVHSFRQFYKHCTIRGTVDFIFGNAAAFFYSCYIEPRILNSDQKYIITAQSRDDERQETGIVIHRSSIKAETDGEGKFTTYLGRPWGKYSRTVVMQNEISDVLDPAGWSEWKGKFALDTLEYVEYMNTGAGAGKQDRVTWVGILKEPIKKKMLEPFTIGNFLGS